The Streptomyces laurentii genome contains a region encoding:
- a CDS encoding hypothetical protein (identified by MetaGeneAnnotator; putative;~sequence version:1), with amino-acid sequence MGAATVVGGTTSAARAAASGVNPSVAGEAAHVRALRQALDDAAAGIAGPDGVDDTGRIIVKAGYAGVPTYTLLDTLVIGGGTVLDATGARFVAKFGTTTRNYTLDRKNQHSPAPVYTTDAQGVFTAPAVSGAKAATMLINHVPGSATTGYSAPGDIKVKGGEWDPIWAWVSADTGPARARADKAPPMNALTFIHTEDVEVEGVTVWNVKWWHAVELNAVRRGAVRDCFFKGWVEDPTQGLWHGEAVQLDLPLPGNTWAGASDGTPTVDVQVQRNSAGASGSQPSWAKLVGSHTGGQEVGQVHARVLIEGNVVDDAKWDAVGAMNTTGITVRGNTINNSCGGVYVGSLTAKTAGQPPVPVGPNPVVGVDIVDNRVTVAAGASGARRDAVRVTADTAGFVSPVSDVAVTGNTVGGGGFSYSANGTFRSGTTPQR; translated from the coding sequence GTGGGTGCGGCCACAGTCGTGGGAGGGACGACGTCGGCGGCGCGGGCCGCGGCCTCCGGCGTCAATCCGTCCGTCGCGGGTGAGGCGGCCCACGTCCGCGCTCTGCGCCAGGCACTGGACGACGCGGCGGCGGGCATCGCCGGCCCGGACGGCGTCGACGACACGGGCCGGATCATCGTGAAGGCCGGGTACGCGGGCGTCCCCACGTACACGCTGCTCGACACCCTGGTCATCGGCGGCGGCACGGTGCTGGACGCGACCGGCGCCCGGTTCGTCGCCAAGTTCGGCACCACCACGCGGAATTACACGCTCGACCGGAAGAACCAGCACTCGCCCGCTCCCGTCTACACGACGGATGCCCAGGGCGTGTTCACCGCGCCCGCGGTCAGCGGGGCCAAGGCCGCCACCATGCTGATCAACCACGTCCCCGGCTCCGCCACGACGGGCTACTCGGCCCCCGGCGACATCAAGGTCAAGGGCGGCGAATGGGACCCGATATGGGCGTGGGTGTCGGCGGACACGGGTCCGGCGCGGGCCCGTGCCGACAAGGCGCCGCCGATGAACGCGCTGACCTTCATCCACACCGAGGACGTCGAGGTCGAAGGCGTGACGGTCTGGAACGTCAAGTGGTGGCACGCCGTCGAACTCAACGCCGTGCGACGGGGCGCGGTCCGCGACTGCTTCTTCAAGGGCTGGGTCGAGGACCCGACCCAGGGCCTGTGGCACGGCGAGGCCGTCCAGCTCGACCTGCCCCTGCCCGGCAACACCTGGGCCGGCGCCAGTGACGGCACCCCGACCGTGGACGTACAGGTCCAGCGCAACTCCGCGGGCGCGTCCGGCTCCCAGCCGTCCTGGGCCAAGCTGGTCGGCTCGCACACCGGCGGTCAGGAGGTCGGCCAGGTGCACGCGCGCGTGCTGATCGAGGGCAACGTCGTGGACGACGCCAAGTGGGACGCCGTCGGCGCGATGAACACCACCGGCATCACCGTCCGCGGCAACACGATCAACAACAGCTGCGGCGGCGTCTACGTCGGTTCCCTCACGGCGAAGACGGCCGGCCAGCCGCCGGTCCCGGTCGGGCCGAACCCCGTCGTGGGCGTCGACATCGTCGACAACCGGGTGACGGTGGCGGCGGGCGCCTCGGGGGCCCGGCGCGACGCGGTCCGCGTGACCGCGGACACGGCCGGGTTCGTCTCGCCGGTGAGCGACGTCGCGGTCACCGGCAACACGGTCGGTGGCGGAGGCTTCTCCTACAGCGCGAACGGCACCTTCCGATCCGGCACCACGCCACAACGCTGA
- a CDS encoding araC family regulatory protein (identified by MetaGeneAnnotator; putative;~sequence version:1), with protein MSNSDLAGHDRFGWYADVVRDGIAPLTLSSPYAADFTARVEATRIGAAQLAAFSFLPLSAVRTPTDIRRGDPETYQLGLVERSPMRATQRRETSAVQVGGLVFFDTSYPLEAEFPDLGGEVVVTILRLPKRSFPLPSGHVDRLLCRPLNSGSVTGALLRHFMAAALHHVDDRSVNENLRLGGIAVDLAAAFLAGHLDSGALLPAETRNRALVARIDAFIDANLGDPRLTPAVIAARHHLSVRALHALFRTEPNAVMGTVRLRRLERCREALRDPLLKDQPISAIAARWGFGSPAEFSRVFRRTYGITPREFRNERGRESPW; from the coding sequence ATGTCGAACAGCGATCTCGCCGGGCACGACCGGTTCGGCTGGTACGCCGACGTGGTGCGTGACGGAATCGCTCCCCTCACCCTGTCCAGTCCGTACGCCGCCGATTTCACGGCGCGGGTCGAGGCCACCAGGATCGGTGCCGCGCAACTGGCCGCGTTCTCGTTCCTGCCCTTGAGCGCGGTCCGGACCCCCACGGACATCCGGCGCGGTGATCCCGAGACGTACCAGCTGGGACTGGTCGAACGCAGTCCCATGCGGGCGACACAGCGGCGTGAGACGAGCGCCGTCCAGGTCGGCGGACTGGTCTTCTTCGACACGTCCTATCCGCTGGAGGCCGAATTCCCGGATCTCGGGGGCGAGGTCGTCGTCACCATCCTCCGGCTGCCCAAGCGTTCGTTTCCGCTGCCGAGCGGTCACGTGGACCGGCTGCTGTGCCGGCCGCTGAACTCGGGGAGCGTCACCGGCGCGCTGCTGCGCCACTTCATGGCCGCGGCTCTGCACCACGTCGACGACCGGTCGGTGAACGAGAACCTCCGCCTCGGCGGTATCGCGGTCGATCTGGCCGCGGCGTTTCTCGCCGGGCATCTGGATTCCGGCGCCCTGCTTCCGGCCGAGACCCGGAACAGGGCCCTGGTGGCCAGGATCGACGCCTTCATCGACGCGAACCTCGGCGATCCCCGCCTCACCCCGGCCGTCATCGCCGCACGGCACCACCTGTCGGTCCGCGCGCTGCACGCGTTGTTCCGCACCGAGCCGAACGCCGTCATGGGCACGGTGCGCCTGCGGCGGCTCGAACGCTGCCGGGAAGCCCTTCGCGACCCCCTGCTGAAGGACCAGCCGATCAGTGCGATCGCCGCGCGCTGGGGTTTCGGCAGCCCTGCGGAGTTCAGCCGCGTGTTCCGGAGAACGTACGGGATCACACCCAGGGAGTTCCGGAACGAACGCGGCCGGGAGAGTCCCTGGTGA